The Phyllopteryx taeniolatus isolate TA_2022b chromosome 7, UOR_Ptae_1.2, whole genome shotgun sequence genome has a segment encoding these proteins:
- the LOC133480527 gene encoding ephrin type-B receptor 3-like isoform X5 gives MTMDYILLLCSFLLPVATAVEETLMDTKWATTELAWTSHPETGWEEVSGYDDAMNPIRTYQVCNVRELNQNNWLRSDFIPRKDVLRVYVEMKFTVRDCNSIPNIPGSCKETFNLFYYESDSDSATATSPFWMENPYVKVDTIAPDTSFSKLDSGLVNTKVRSFGPLSKAGFYLAFQDLGACMSLISVRVFYKKCSTTIANFAVFPETATGAEATSLVIAPGTCVPNALEVSVPLKLYCNGDGEWMVPVGACTCSAGFEPAMKDTQCQACSPGTFKYKQGEGFCLPCPTNSRASAGAASVCSCRNGYYRSDIDTPDSPCTTVPSAPRNVISSVNETSLVLEWSEPRDLGGRDDTFYNVICKKCLPERGMCSRCDDNVDISPRHLGLTQRRVAVRNLQAHTQYSFEIQAVNGVSNKSPYTPQFSAVNITTNQAAPSAVPTVHLMAATASTMSLSWLPPEKPNGIILDYEIKYHEKDQGEAIAHTMTAQRSNARIEGLKAGTPYVVQVRARTVAGYGRYSSPADFSTNLQTDPPKLWQEQLPLIVGSATAVFVFIIAVVVIAIVCLRKQRNGSESEYTEKLQQYKSPIVTPGMKVYIDPFTYEDPNEAVREFAKEIDVSCVKIEEVIGAGNPPKLLSYRGKTASHLQAIPLEDFTPSGEFGEVCRGRLKLPGRREIIVAIKTLKVGYTDRQRRDFLSEASIMGQFDHPNIIRLEGVVTKSRPVMIVTEFMENGALDSFLRLNDGQFTVIQLVGMLRGIAAGMKYLSDMNYVHRDLAARNILVNSNLVCKVSDFGLSRFLEDDPTDPTYTSSLYFMLTYSFAYPQGGKIPIRWTAPEAIAYRKFTSASDVWSYGIVMWEVMSYGERPYWDMSNQDVINAVEQDYRLPPPMDCPTALHQLMLDCWVKERNLRPKFTQIVATLDKLIRNAASLKVVTNSTQSTGVSQPLLDRCVPDYTTFTTVGDWLDAIKMSRYHDNFINAGFASFDLVAQMTAEDLLRIGVTLAGHQKKILGSIQDMRLQMNQTLPVQV, from the exons AAACACTCATGGACACCAAGTGGGCCACTACAGAGTTAGCCTGGACTTCACACCCTGAGACTGGG TGGGAAGAAGTGAGTGGCTATGATGATGCCATGAATCCCATCCGGACTTACCAAGTATGTAATGTAAGAGAGCTCAACCAGAATAACTGGCTACGCAGTGACTTTATCCCAAGAAAAGATGTGCTGCGTGTATACGTAGAGATGAAATTCACAGTGCGTGATTGCAACAGCATCCCAAACATCCCAGGTTCCTGCAAAGAGACCTTCAACCTCTTCTACTATGAGTCTGACTCCGACTCAGCCACAGCAACCAGTCCATTCTGGATGGAAAACCCATATGTGAAAGTGGACACCATTGCCCCAGATACAAGCTTTTCCAAGCTCGATTCCGGACTGGTTAACACTAAAGTCAGAAGTTTTGGGCCTTTGTCCAAAGCCGGGTTCTACTTGGCCTTCCAGGACCTTGGGGCTTGCATGTCACTCATCTCAGTGAGGGTTTTTTATAAGAAGTGCTCCACCACCATTGCAAACTTTGCAGTTTTTCCAGAAACAGCAACTGGAGCTGAGGCAACTTCTTTGGTGATTGCACCTGGAACGTGTGTCCCCAATGCCTTGGAGGTGTCTGTGCCACTAAAGCTCTACTGCAATGGCGATGGGGAATGGATGGTTCCCGTGGGTGCCTGCACCTGCTCAGCTGGTTTTGAACCAGCCATGAAGGACACGCAATGCCAAG CTTGCAGCCCTGGCACCTTCAAGTACAAGCAAGGGGAAGGCTTCTGCTTGCCTTGTCCCACAAACAGCCGTGCCAGCGCTGGAGCGGCAAGTGTTTGCTCCTGTCGAAACGGTTACTACCGCTCAGACATAGACACACCCGACTCCCCATGCACAA CTGTTCCTTCCGCCCCACGCAATGTCATCTCCAGTGTGAATGAAACTTCGCTTGTCCTGGAATGGAGCGAACCACGGGATCTGGGCGGCCGCGATGACACCTTCTACAACGTCATCTGTAAGAAGTGCCTGCCTGAACGGGGAATGTGTTCCCGCTGCGATGACAATGTGGATATCTCGCCGCGCCACCTGGGTCTGACCCAGCGCAGAGTGGCGGTCCGCAACCTACAAGCCCATACACAGTACAGCTTTGAGATCCAGGCCGTCAATGGAGTTTCGAACAAGAGTCCTTACACACCTCAGTTTTCTGCTGTGAACATCACCACTAATCAGGCCG CTCCGTCTGCAGTACCCACAGTTCACCTGATGGCAGCCACAGCGAGCACCATGAGCCTGTCCTGGCTGCCTCCAGAAAAACCCAATGGAATCATTTTGGATTATGAGATTAAGTACCATGAGAAG GATCAGGGCGAAGCCATCGCTCATACAATGACGGCCCAACGAAGCAATGCCCGCATCGAAGGTCTCAAGGCTGGTACACCTTATGTGGTGCAGGTCCGTGCACGAACAGTGGCTGGTTATGGCCGTTATAgcagcccagctgacttcagtaCCAACCTGCAAA CTGACCCACCGAAATTGTGGCAGGAGCAACTACCCCTCATCGTAGGATCAGCCACTGCAGTCTTTGTCTTCATCATTGCTGTTGTAGTCATCGCCATTGTCTGCCTCAG AAAGCAAAGGAATGGTTCGGAGTCAGAATACACAGAGAAACTACAGCAGTACA AATCCCCTATAGTCACTCCTGGAATGAAGGTCTACATTGACCCTTTCACCTACGAGGACCCCAACGAAGCTGTGAGGGAGTTTGCCAAAGAGATTGACGTCTCATGCGTGAAGATCGAGGAGGTCATCGGCGCAGGTAACCCACCAAAGCTCCTGAGCTACAGGGGGAAGACTGCTAGTCACCTCCAGGCCATACCGTTAGAGGACTTCACACCAAGCG GAGAGTTTGGTGAGGTATGCCGCGGTCGCCTCAAGCTTCCTGGCCGCCGTGAGATCATTGTTGCTATCAAGACTCTCAAAGTGGGCTACACTGACCGACAGAGGAGAGACTTCCTCTCAGAGGCATCCATTATGGGCCAGTTTGACCACCCCAATATCATCCGCTTGGAAGGTGTGGTCACCAAGAGTCGACCAGTGATGATTGTGACTGAATTCATGGAAAATGGAGCACTGGATTCTTTCCTTAGG CTCAATGATGGGCAGTTCACAGTGATTCAGCTCGTTGGCATGCTGCGTGGCATCGCAGCAGGAATGAAGTACCTTTCAGATATGAATTACGTGCATAGAGACTTGGCTGCCCGTAACATCCTGGTCAACAGTAACCTGGTGTGCAAGGTGTCTGACTTCGGCCTATCTCGTTTCCTTGAGGATGACCCTACAGACCCTACCTACACAAGCTCACTA TATTTCATGCTCACCTACTCATTCGCATATCCACAGGGAGGGAAGATCCCTATTCGATGGACGGCACCGGAGGCGATTGCCTACAGGAAGTTCACCTCAGCAAGTGACGTGTGGAGCTACGGCATTGTCATGTGGGAAGTGATGTCATATGGAGAGCGGCCGTATTGGGACATGAGCAATCAAGAT GTGATAAATGCTGTGGAGCAGGACTATCGACTGCCCCCGCCGATGGACTGCCCCACAGCACTGCACCAGCTCATGTTAGACTGCTGGGTGAAAGAGCGCAACCTGCGGCCCAAATTCACTCAGATTGTTGCCACCCTGGATAAACTAATCCGCAATGCCGCAAGCCTCAAAGTGGTCACTAACAGCACACAGTCTACCGG GGTATCCCAACCCTTGCTTGACCGCTGCGTGCCAGACTACACAACTTTCACCACTGTGGGAGACTGGCTGGATGCCATCAAGATGAGCCGCTACCATGACAATTTCATCAATGCCGGATTTGCTTCCTTTGACCTGGTTGCCCAGATGACAGCAGA GGACTTGCTGAGGATAGGGGTTACATTGGCCGGCCACCAGAAGAAGATTCTAGGTAGCATTCAGGACATGAGACTACAGATGAACCAAACACTTCCTGTCCAGGTGTGA
- the LOC133480527 gene encoding ephrin type-B receptor 3-like isoform X14, which yields MTMDYILLLCSFLLPVATAVEETLMDTKWATTELAWTSHPETGWEEVSGYDDAMNPIRTYQVCNVRELNQNNWLRSDFIPRKDVLRVYVEMKFTVRDCNSIPNIPGSCKETFNLFYYESDSDSATATSPFWMENPYVKVDTIAPDTSFSKLDSGLVNTKVRSFGPLSKAGFYLAFQDLGACMSLISVRVFYKKCSTTIANFAVFPETATGAEATSLVIAPGTCVPNALEVSVPLKLYCNGDGEWMVPVGACTCSAGFEPAMKDTQCQACSPGTFKYKQGEGFCLPCPTNSRASAGAASVCSCRNGYYRSDIDTPDSPCTTVPSAPRNVISSVNETSLVLEWSEPRDLGGRDDTFYNVICKKCLPERGMCSRCDDNVDISPRHLGLTQRRVAVRNLQAHTQYSFEIQAVNGVSNKSPYTPQFSAVNITTNQAAPSAVPTVHLMAATASTMSLSWLPPEKPNGIILDYEIKYHEKVSRNDQGEAIAHTMTAQRSNARIEGLKAGTPYVVQVRARTVAGYGRYSSPADFSTNLQTDPPKLWQEQLPLIVGSATAVFVFIIAVVVIAIVCLRKQRNGSESEYTEKLQQYITPGMKVYIDPFTYEDPNEAVREFAKEIDVSCVKIEEVIGAGEFGEVCRGRLKLPGRREIIVAIKTLKVGYTDRQRRDFLSEASIMGQFDHPNIIRLEGVVTKSRPVMIVTEFMENGALDSFLRLNDGQFTVIQLVGMLRGIAAGMKYLSDMNYVHRDLAARNILVNSNLVCKVSDFGLSRFLEDDPTDPTYTSSLGGKIPIRWTAPEAIAYRKFTSASDVWSYGIVMWEVMSYGERPYWDMSNQDVINAVEQDYRLPPPMDCPTALHQLMLDCWVKERNLRPKFTQIVATLDKLIRNAASLKVVTNSTQSTGDLLRIGVTLAGHQKKILGSIQDMRLQMNQTLPVQV from the exons AAACACTCATGGACACCAAGTGGGCCACTACAGAGTTAGCCTGGACTTCACACCCTGAGACTGGG TGGGAAGAAGTGAGTGGCTATGATGATGCCATGAATCCCATCCGGACTTACCAAGTATGTAATGTAAGAGAGCTCAACCAGAATAACTGGCTACGCAGTGACTTTATCCCAAGAAAAGATGTGCTGCGTGTATACGTAGAGATGAAATTCACAGTGCGTGATTGCAACAGCATCCCAAACATCCCAGGTTCCTGCAAAGAGACCTTCAACCTCTTCTACTATGAGTCTGACTCCGACTCAGCCACAGCAACCAGTCCATTCTGGATGGAAAACCCATATGTGAAAGTGGACACCATTGCCCCAGATACAAGCTTTTCCAAGCTCGATTCCGGACTGGTTAACACTAAAGTCAGAAGTTTTGGGCCTTTGTCCAAAGCCGGGTTCTACTTGGCCTTCCAGGACCTTGGGGCTTGCATGTCACTCATCTCAGTGAGGGTTTTTTATAAGAAGTGCTCCACCACCATTGCAAACTTTGCAGTTTTTCCAGAAACAGCAACTGGAGCTGAGGCAACTTCTTTGGTGATTGCACCTGGAACGTGTGTCCCCAATGCCTTGGAGGTGTCTGTGCCACTAAAGCTCTACTGCAATGGCGATGGGGAATGGATGGTTCCCGTGGGTGCCTGCACCTGCTCAGCTGGTTTTGAACCAGCCATGAAGGACACGCAATGCCAAG CTTGCAGCCCTGGCACCTTCAAGTACAAGCAAGGGGAAGGCTTCTGCTTGCCTTGTCCCACAAACAGCCGTGCCAGCGCTGGAGCGGCAAGTGTTTGCTCCTGTCGAAACGGTTACTACCGCTCAGACATAGACACACCCGACTCCCCATGCACAA CTGTTCCTTCCGCCCCACGCAATGTCATCTCCAGTGTGAATGAAACTTCGCTTGTCCTGGAATGGAGCGAACCACGGGATCTGGGCGGCCGCGATGACACCTTCTACAACGTCATCTGTAAGAAGTGCCTGCCTGAACGGGGAATGTGTTCCCGCTGCGATGACAATGTGGATATCTCGCCGCGCCACCTGGGTCTGACCCAGCGCAGAGTGGCGGTCCGCAACCTACAAGCCCATACACAGTACAGCTTTGAGATCCAGGCCGTCAATGGAGTTTCGAACAAGAGTCCTTACACACCTCAGTTTTCTGCTGTGAACATCACCACTAATCAGGCCG CTCCGTCTGCAGTACCCACAGTTCACCTGATGGCAGCCACAGCGAGCACCATGAGCCTGTCCTGGCTGCCTCCAGAAAAACCCAATGGAATCATTTTGGATTATGAGATTAAGTACCATGAGAAGGTAAGCAGAAAT GATCAGGGCGAAGCCATCGCTCATACAATGACGGCCCAACGAAGCAATGCCCGCATCGAAGGTCTCAAGGCTGGTACACCTTATGTGGTGCAGGTCCGTGCACGAACAGTGGCTGGTTATGGCCGTTATAgcagcccagctgacttcagtaCCAACCTGCAAA CTGACCCACCGAAATTGTGGCAGGAGCAACTACCCCTCATCGTAGGATCAGCCACTGCAGTCTTTGTCTTCATCATTGCTGTTGTAGTCATCGCCATTGTCTGCCTCAG AAAGCAAAGGAATGGTTCGGAGTCAGAATACACAGAGAAACTACAGCAGTACA TCACTCCTGGAATGAAGGTCTACATTGACCCTTTCACCTACGAGGACCCCAACGAAGCTGTGAGGGAGTTTGCCAAAGAGATTGACGTCTCATGCGTGAAGATCGAGGAGGTCATCGGCGCAG GAGAGTTTGGTGAGGTATGCCGCGGTCGCCTCAAGCTTCCTGGCCGCCGTGAGATCATTGTTGCTATCAAGACTCTCAAAGTGGGCTACACTGACCGACAGAGGAGAGACTTCCTCTCAGAGGCATCCATTATGGGCCAGTTTGACCACCCCAATATCATCCGCTTGGAAGGTGTGGTCACCAAGAGTCGACCAGTGATGATTGTGACTGAATTCATGGAAAATGGAGCACTGGATTCTTTCCTTAGG CTCAATGATGGGCAGTTCACAGTGATTCAGCTCGTTGGCATGCTGCGTGGCATCGCAGCAGGAATGAAGTACCTTTCAGATATGAATTACGTGCATAGAGACTTGGCTGCCCGTAACATCCTGGTCAACAGTAACCTGGTGTGCAAGGTGTCTGACTTCGGCCTATCTCGTTTCCTTGAGGATGACCCTACAGACCCTACCTACACAAGCTCACTA GGAGGGAAGATCCCTATTCGATGGACGGCACCGGAGGCGATTGCCTACAGGAAGTTCACCTCAGCAAGTGACGTGTGGAGCTACGGCATTGTCATGTGGGAAGTGATGTCATATGGAGAGCGGCCGTATTGGGACATGAGCAATCAAGAT GTGATAAATGCTGTGGAGCAGGACTATCGACTGCCCCCGCCGATGGACTGCCCCACAGCACTGCACCAGCTCATGTTAGACTGCTGGGTGAAAGAGCGCAACCTGCGGCCCAAATTCACTCAGATTGTTGCCACCCTGGATAAACTAATCCGCAATGCCGCAAGCCTCAAAGTGGTCACTAACAGCACACAGTCTACCGG GGACTTGCTGAGGATAGGGGTTACATTGGCCGGCCACCAGAAGAAGATTCTAGGTAGCATTCAGGACATGAGACTACAGATGAACCAAACACTTCCTGTCCAGGTGTGA
- the LOC133480527 gene encoding ephrin type-B receptor 3-like isoform X9, which translates to MTMDYILLLCSFLLPVATAVEETLMDTKWATTELAWTSHPETGWEEVSGYDDAMNPIRTYQVCNVRELNQNNWLRSDFIPRKDVLRVYVEMKFTVRDCNSIPNIPGSCKETFNLFYYESDSDSATATSPFWMENPYVKVDTIAPDTSFSKLDSGLVNTKVRSFGPLSKAGFYLAFQDLGACMSLISVRVFYKKCSTTIANFAVFPETATGAEATSLVIAPGTCVPNALEVSVPLKLYCNGDGEWMVPVGACTCSAGFEPAMKDTQCQACSPGTFKYKQGEGFCLPCPTNSRASAGAASVCSCRNGYYRSDIDTPDSPCTTVPSAPRNVISSVNETSLVLEWSEPRDLGGRDDTFYNVICKKCLPERGMCSRCDDNVDISPRHLGLTQRRVAVRNLQAHTQYSFEIQAVNGVSNKSPYTPQFSAVNITTNQAAPSAVPTVHLMAATASTMSLSWLPPEKPNGIILDYEIKYHEKVSRNDQGEAIAHTMTAQRSNARIEGLKAGTPYVVQVRARTVAGYGRYSSPADFSTNLQTDPPKLWQEQLPLIVGSATAVFVFIIAVVVIAIVCLRKQRNGSESEYTEKLQQYITPGMKVYIDPFTYEDPNEAVREFAKEIDVSCVKIEEVIGAGEFGEVCRGRLKLPGRREIIVAIKTLKVGYTDRQRRDFLSEASIMGQFDHPNIIRLEGVVTKSRPVMIVTEFMENGALDSFLRLNDGQFTVIQLVGMLRGIAAGMKYLSDMNYVHRDLAARNILVNSNLVCKVSDFGLSRFLEDDPTDPTYTSSLYFMLTYSFAYPQGGKIPIRWTAPEAIAYRKFTSASDVWSYGIVMWEVMSYGERPYWDMSNQDVINAVEQDYRLPPPMDCPTALHQLMLDCWVKERNLRPKFTQIVATLDKLIRNAASLKVVTNSTQSTGVSQPLLDRCVPDYTTFTTVGDWLDAIKMSRYHDNFINAGFASFDLVAQMTAEDLLRIGVTLAGHQKKILGSIQDMRLQMNQTLPVQV; encoded by the exons AAACACTCATGGACACCAAGTGGGCCACTACAGAGTTAGCCTGGACTTCACACCCTGAGACTGGG TGGGAAGAAGTGAGTGGCTATGATGATGCCATGAATCCCATCCGGACTTACCAAGTATGTAATGTAAGAGAGCTCAACCAGAATAACTGGCTACGCAGTGACTTTATCCCAAGAAAAGATGTGCTGCGTGTATACGTAGAGATGAAATTCACAGTGCGTGATTGCAACAGCATCCCAAACATCCCAGGTTCCTGCAAAGAGACCTTCAACCTCTTCTACTATGAGTCTGACTCCGACTCAGCCACAGCAACCAGTCCATTCTGGATGGAAAACCCATATGTGAAAGTGGACACCATTGCCCCAGATACAAGCTTTTCCAAGCTCGATTCCGGACTGGTTAACACTAAAGTCAGAAGTTTTGGGCCTTTGTCCAAAGCCGGGTTCTACTTGGCCTTCCAGGACCTTGGGGCTTGCATGTCACTCATCTCAGTGAGGGTTTTTTATAAGAAGTGCTCCACCACCATTGCAAACTTTGCAGTTTTTCCAGAAACAGCAACTGGAGCTGAGGCAACTTCTTTGGTGATTGCACCTGGAACGTGTGTCCCCAATGCCTTGGAGGTGTCTGTGCCACTAAAGCTCTACTGCAATGGCGATGGGGAATGGATGGTTCCCGTGGGTGCCTGCACCTGCTCAGCTGGTTTTGAACCAGCCATGAAGGACACGCAATGCCAAG CTTGCAGCCCTGGCACCTTCAAGTACAAGCAAGGGGAAGGCTTCTGCTTGCCTTGTCCCACAAACAGCCGTGCCAGCGCTGGAGCGGCAAGTGTTTGCTCCTGTCGAAACGGTTACTACCGCTCAGACATAGACACACCCGACTCCCCATGCACAA CTGTTCCTTCCGCCCCACGCAATGTCATCTCCAGTGTGAATGAAACTTCGCTTGTCCTGGAATGGAGCGAACCACGGGATCTGGGCGGCCGCGATGACACCTTCTACAACGTCATCTGTAAGAAGTGCCTGCCTGAACGGGGAATGTGTTCCCGCTGCGATGACAATGTGGATATCTCGCCGCGCCACCTGGGTCTGACCCAGCGCAGAGTGGCGGTCCGCAACCTACAAGCCCATACACAGTACAGCTTTGAGATCCAGGCCGTCAATGGAGTTTCGAACAAGAGTCCTTACACACCTCAGTTTTCTGCTGTGAACATCACCACTAATCAGGCCG CTCCGTCTGCAGTACCCACAGTTCACCTGATGGCAGCCACAGCGAGCACCATGAGCCTGTCCTGGCTGCCTCCAGAAAAACCCAATGGAATCATTTTGGATTATGAGATTAAGTACCATGAGAAGGTAAGCAGAAAT GATCAGGGCGAAGCCATCGCTCATACAATGACGGCCCAACGAAGCAATGCCCGCATCGAAGGTCTCAAGGCTGGTACACCTTATGTGGTGCAGGTCCGTGCACGAACAGTGGCTGGTTATGGCCGTTATAgcagcccagctgacttcagtaCCAACCTGCAAA CTGACCCACCGAAATTGTGGCAGGAGCAACTACCCCTCATCGTAGGATCAGCCACTGCAGTCTTTGTCTTCATCATTGCTGTTGTAGTCATCGCCATTGTCTGCCTCAG AAAGCAAAGGAATGGTTCGGAGTCAGAATACACAGAGAAACTACAGCAGTACA TCACTCCTGGAATGAAGGTCTACATTGACCCTTTCACCTACGAGGACCCCAACGAAGCTGTGAGGGAGTTTGCCAAAGAGATTGACGTCTCATGCGTGAAGATCGAGGAGGTCATCGGCGCAG GAGAGTTTGGTGAGGTATGCCGCGGTCGCCTCAAGCTTCCTGGCCGCCGTGAGATCATTGTTGCTATCAAGACTCTCAAAGTGGGCTACACTGACCGACAGAGGAGAGACTTCCTCTCAGAGGCATCCATTATGGGCCAGTTTGACCACCCCAATATCATCCGCTTGGAAGGTGTGGTCACCAAGAGTCGACCAGTGATGATTGTGACTGAATTCATGGAAAATGGAGCACTGGATTCTTTCCTTAGG CTCAATGATGGGCAGTTCACAGTGATTCAGCTCGTTGGCATGCTGCGTGGCATCGCAGCAGGAATGAAGTACCTTTCAGATATGAATTACGTGCATAGAGACTTGGCTGCCCGTAACATCCTGGTCAACAGTAACCTGGTGTGCAAGGTGTCTGACTTCGGCCTATCTCGTTTCCTTGAGGATGACCCTACAGACCCTACCTACACAAGCTCACTA TATTTCATGCTCACCTACTCATTCGCATATCCACAGGGAGGGAAGATCCCTATTCGATGGACGGCACCGGAGGCGATTGCCTACAGGAAGTTCACCTCAGCAAGTGACGTGTGGAGCTACGGCATTGTCATGTGGGAAGTGATGTCATATGGAGAGCGGCCGTATTGGGACATGAGCAATCAAGAT GTGATAAATGCTGTGGAGCAGGACTATCGACTGCCCCCGCCGATGGACTGCCCCACAGCACTGCACCAGCTCATGTTAGACTGCTGGGTGAAAGAGCGCAACCTGCGGCCCAAATTCACTCAGATTGTTGCCACCCTGGATAAACTAATCCGCAATGCCGCAAGCCTCAAAGTGGTCACTAACAGCACACAGTCTACCGG GGTATCCCAACCCTTGCTTGACCGCTGCGTGCCAGACTACACAACTTTCACCACTGTGGGAGACTGGCTGGATGCCATCAAGATGAGCCGCTACCATGACAATTTCATCAATGCCGGATTTGCTTCCTTTGACCTGGTTGCCCAGATGACAGCAGA GGACTTGCTGAGGATAGGGGTTACATTGGCCGGCCACCAGAAGAAGATTCTAGGTAGCATTCAGGACATGAGACTACAGATGAACCAAACACTTCCTGTCCAGGTGTGA